The following DNA comes from Brassica oleracea var. oleracea cultivar TO1000 chromosome C5, BOL, whole genome shotgun sequence.
ATTTACTTCACAATCAAATATTATTTCTGAGCATCAATCATGTATTTTGTCCTTTGCTAAAACTTTGGGATTTGACTGGATGAATTAAAGTTGCCACGATGCGTGTAGAACGACCGTTAATCACCGAAACGGTTGGGATATCAAAAGGTCTCCAAATCTACTTATTATTCAACGATGGATGAATGAAGAATGGCGATATTAATTTAATAGTTTGGATCGAATCCAAACATCATGGACCCTAAAAATTAATTATGATGTGTATGATTAGACTGTTGGAGGGTTCGCCTACCGCCCAATTAGCAGCTACCCTGTTTTGGATCACTGCATCAGTATGACCACTCAGGTGTTTCACATGGGATAGTCTAGGGATGGATCCTAAAAATTAATTATGATGTGTATGATTAGACGTTGGAGGGTTCGCCTACCGCCCAACTAGCAGCTATCCTGTTTTGGATGACTGCATCAGTCACCTTCATTTTTTTTTTTTTTTTTGACAGCAAAGCAATTATCGATTCATATTGACTCTATAAACCAAATCGGTAACTCCGCATCCATATGAATGCTTCTGGTTCCGAAACCATCTTCACCAATTGATAACAATCGGTTGCAAACGTTACCTGAAACTGTCTTAAATTCTTCATACATTCCATTGCCCAAATCAATGCCTCTACCTCCGAATGTAGGGGTGAAAGACATACTCTTACATTCCTTGCTCCTAACAGACCATCAAACCCCGGTAAATTACTATACCAGCCTTGCCCTGAAAATGAGTCCTTATCTTTCCATGAACCATCTACGAAGCACCATCGACCTGGGGTTGCTAGGGGAGGACTGATCTGTACCGAAAGCCCCTCGTTGGGTCATTTCCCACCTGTGATTCTGCCCAAAATGATGATTCTAGTTCTGATAATTGAAGAGTGTCCCTCAGATCAATATCCATATTACTAAAAACTTTGTTATTTCGTGCTTTCCAAATATATCATAAAATCTATGCAAACTGATGATCATCCATCTTTGGCTGAACTCTCCAAAAAGAGGATCCATGTCACTTTCATTATTTATATTAGCGTTTCATCTTTTATCTGGTTCTTTTTAAAAAAAAAAACTTACAATTGATTTATCTAGTTATTTTCGATAAAAATTTGATTTATCTAGTTGCATTAAATTCTTGATTGCATGCTTATAGTGTGCCTAATATGTTTTATTTTTTGAAAGCATAGTGTGCCTAATAGGTTTCACACAAAACAAAATCTTTCTACCCCTACGCACATAAGATATCCTTTATACTATATGTTTTAATCAAGTTAAAGTCTCGCAATTTCATTGTCAAGTCCATGTTATATCCTATAAGGCATCTGATCCCATATTCATTGTTTAATTATTTGGGTTAAAATTCGATGGTATAAACAAAAGAGAAAAAAAGATGAAAAACATAAAAAGAGAGGAAAAATTAAGAGTGACTCAATTTATAAAGATAACGAATGTTACTTTACTCTTAAATTGTATTCACTATATATGTGATGTGAATAGGTGTTTGAGAATGAAAGAGTTTGTGTTTGTAAGAGACCTTAAATAAACTTTTATTGAAGTATATTCTAATAGAGTTTTTGTTGGGAGGGGTCTATTCTCCTACGAAGAATTAGGTTAATGTGGTTTAGATTTAGAGATACACAGATTTTAGGATTCAGAACTTTCAATTCATTAAAAAGAGACATCTAATAGAGTATTTTTTAAATAAAAAAATGATCTTTGACTACTTAGTTTCTTGCCAAACTAGAGAATGAAGATAAGGTGTATCTAGATTAGTAGAGTGATTTCTTCAGACCCTTTGGTATGGAACCAAAACAGTGTGAGATCAAGAACCCTTAATATTTATTTTTGTGAGAATTATGTGTTTTGGATGTTTCCATCCATTTTCATATAGAACATGAACATGAACAAAAAACAACAAGCTCACTTTATTACAATTAAGGATCTGCTAGACCCTAATTATATATGGGATTCAGTTTCATTTCTAAGGCAAGGGTACATATCGAGTAACGGGAGTGAACTTAAGAGGATGAGCCATGGTTAGGATGACCCCTTCCATTACCTCTTCCATATTGACTTTATCTCCATCAATTCTCCATTCAAAGCCATGCACTATCACTCCTATTGCGGTTCCCACTACGATATAACCTAGAGCTGAGCCAGGGCATCCTCTCCTTCCGCTACCAAAAGGAAGGTACTTTAGTACTTTCTCTTTTCTCTCATCTTCTTGGCCTGATTTTGAAGAAGCTAGAAACCTCTCTGGCATAAATTTAAGAGGATCAACCCAAAGATCAGGATCTCTCATTATATCATAAACATTAACTACAAGTCTTGTCTTCTCCGGAATGTAGAACCCTCCGATCTCACACTCTTTTTGAAATTCTCTTGGCAAGAGAGGCCCAGGCGGGTGCAACCTTAGTGTTTCCTTGACCACGGCTTGCAAATAAGGGAGGTTTGGTATATCTGTTTCTTGAATCAACCTTGTTTTCCCTACAATGGAATCGAGTTCTTTTCTCAGTTTTTCAAGGACGTTGGGGTTGTTGATGATCTCAGCCATTGCCCACAGTATTGTTGTTGAAGAGGTGTCAATGGCTCCAAACAAAAGCTCCTGCATGCCATTCAAAACATATTTCTTATTCAGAAAACTCGCAACATGTATTAATATGATTCTCAAAGAAAGGAAGGTGTACCACAAAAAACGCCTTGATGTGGTTCATAGTGATCTTGTACTCAGCTTTTTTGTCTTCATAAGCTGCCAACAACACATCCATCATATCTTTTCCTTGATCCTTGTCTGGTTCCTCTTTGTGTCCCACTAGAACCCTTTCTAGCATCTCATCACATCTGTTTGAAACCCTCATTATTTCATTCTTGAATAGTGAGATTCCGATCTTCTCCAGCTGTCTACGGAACAAGACTGCCAAGAACATTCTCTTTATCAAGCCGCTCCACTCGGTAACCAACCCCTTAAGTCTTTCCCCTTCACCATCCTCCTCTGAAAATCTCCGTCCCATGCTCATCATACACATGATGTTGTTAACAAGATTCATTGCTTCCTTACCCACGTCAACACTCTCCTTCTTCCTCGCCTTATCAAGCAACTTCCCGTAAAAACGGTTTATCTCATCCGCACGGATGCCTCGTGACTGCTCCTGTGCCTGTGGTCCGAGAAGCTTTGTGACCATCAGCTTCTTCATGAACTTCCAGTAATCCCCACAAGGAGCGTTGAGCACGCCAGATGATCCAAATAAGAGGGACTCATCGACGGCAGGAACACCGCGAGAGGAGACGTTCACGTCGTGAGCTCTGAAGATCTCATAGGCCACAGAGGCTGAAGAGACGAGGATGATGGATGTATTAAAGATTCGGAGGTGGAGGAAAGGTCCATAGTTGGAAGAGATTTTCTGTAAAGACTTGTGAACTAGAGTAAAGAGAAGAAGGTGAAGATGACCAATGACTGGAAGAGAGGGAGGACTCGGAGGCAGATCACAACCAACTCGTGGCTCCTTTGATTTCTTAAAGAAAAGAGAATAACAAAGGAGTGAAAAGAAGCAGAGGAGGATGAAGATAAAACAGTCTCTAAAGTCACCGCTGATCATCGCTGTCATTGTTGCTCAAATCGAATGAGGCATGTCTTTTTTAAAGAGTATGAAGAGATAAACCAATCTCGTGATCAGCTTATTAAAACAATCTCGTGATCTGCTAATTAATACAATAATCTCGTGATCAGAGTATTATTTTTATCTGACATATGAGGAGTTATTAACTTCGACAATAACGAGTCTAGAAAACAGTGCCGGTCCGAAAAGGTCCAATACGAAATAAAAAATTTAAATATTTCATAAAACTGAAATTCTCGAAAATTTCAGAACTTAACCTAAAACATTATTATTTGACCAAAAAAAAAAAAAAAACCTAAAACATTATTATTGGCTGTTATTGCTTTTACTACTTTTCTTATACTATTGGGTCATAACCGGGCCTGCTCAAATACCTTCCTTCAACAATAGTTTTTTCATAGATATTTCTTGATAAAAAGATGGAGATATGCTTCTTTTCATTTAAAATCTTTTGAATTTTTTTCCTTCTAAATACTCGTTAAGACATGTCTTCTTATAACTAAATTTTTATAAAAATAAACTTTTAGTTATCTAACTTAAATATATCAAAATACAGAAAAATGATTACTGACTACACAAAGTATTGACCATCACATTGTTAACCATGAAAACTAGACTAATGTATATCTAGTTACCCGAAGTATATGTTATTCATGGCAACATCTCTCAACTTAATGATGTTATATAGTTAACATCACAAGTTTAATTTCATTCATCGATAAAGTGATGTGGATGTTAAAGACCGTTTAAATCTCTCGTTTTATCAATTAAGATATGATGTATTTGACAGTAATTTAATTAAAATTAGATTTTGACCCTCATTTTAAAAGTTAAAAATAATTTTGTCAATTAAGATATGATGTACGTGATAGTAATTTAACTAAAATTAGATTTTGACCCGTGTTTTAAAGTGTAAGAATCTTTTTTGACAAAATCTAGTTTACAAAATCAATATGTTTTATAAAATTTTGGTAAGTAGTGTTTTAACATTTTTATTTTAGTGTATTTGAAAACTATATAATTATATTATTTATTTATATTAAATATGAAAGTTATATAAGATATTATTTAATTTTGTTTTTTAATTATTTTAATATGTTTTGCTACTCACTTTTAATAGAATTTATGTAACTCATTTGATTATTGCATGATATATACTTATTTGATCAATTTTTTATTATAAGACTTATTAATGTCAATTTACTGATGCTAATATTTTATTTGTTTAATATAAATTAATTAAATTAATGAATTATATTATTTATATTTTTATAAACAAAAATTGCATTTATTTAAACTTAGTAAAACTTTCATATTGGATTCTTATTCTTAGATTATTTTAATTCTTAAAAGTATATAATTAATAATTGTATATGCTAGATTATGTTTGTTTAAGTTGACATCAAATAAGTTTTAAACAAAGAAAATGTGAAAGTCAATAAATTGACGTCAAATAAGTTTTATAATTCAAATTTATCAAATAAGTATATATCACACAATTAATCAAACAAATTACTGAAATTTATTAAAAGTTCATAAGAAAACAGATTAAAATAATTTACAAAAAAATTGCATAATATCTTATATAACTTTCATATTTAATATAAATAAAAATAATTTAATTATGTGTTTTCAAATACACTAAAATATAAAACACTATGTATCAAAAAATGTTAAAACATATTGATTTTGTAAATTAGATTTTGTCAAAAATATTATTACGCTTTTAAAACGTTGGTTAAAATCTAATTTTAGTAAAATTACGGTCAGATCGGTCATATTTTAATTGATGAAACAAGTTATTTAAACGGTCTCTGACATGAACATCGGTTTTTGGATGAATAAAACTAAACTCTTGATGTTAACCACATAACATCATTAACCTGATGAATGTTATCATGCATAACATATACTTCGTGTAGCTATGTATACATTAATTTAGTTACCATGGCCAATACTTTATGCAGATAACAATCATTTTTCCAAATATTTTATAATACATATTATTAATGAAATACTCCCTAATTTGGCTTTCTTGCAATGATGCAAGACGTTCTTTATCTTCCTCATTCAAAACCAATTTACTACACAGACTAAGCAAGCAATCTATAAGAAAAGGAAACCCTTAAAAAGTTGGATAAAAGAGGGCAAAAGTGAAGACAATTTCCCTTTTGTATTTCGAATATAAATGCTAAACTGTACAACTGATTTTCATTTCTATACTAAGACAAACCCGTAATCCCCAAAATAAATCAACTAACCGAGCAACTGAGGTGCAACACAAGCTTTCCTAATAACCTTAAGAATTATGTCTGAGAGTTCAGTGACATCTCCAAGTCAGGAACTTGGAATCTGCAGGTGCGAGCAACAGGAATACACTTAAGTGGTCGGCCATGGTCAAGACCAGTGCTCTAGGAGCTTCTTCCATGTCAACTTCATCTGCTTTAATCTTCCAGTCAAAACACTGCACCATCACTCCTATTGCAGTTCCAACAATGATATAAGCTAGATTTGATCCAGGACAGCCTCTCCTTCCACTACCAAAAGGAATGTACTTAAGTGCATGATCTCTTTCATCTTGTTGTCCTGAACATGGGAAACCTAAAAACCTCTCTGGCTTAAACTCATTAGGATCTTCCCAAGTATCAGGATCTCTCATCACAGCATAAACATTCACAACAAGTGGTGTGTTCTCTGGTATATAAAATCCTCTAATCTTACACCCTTCGCGGGAACTCCTTGCAAAGAGAGCTCCTGGAGGGTGCAGTCTCAGTCCTTCCTTAACAGTCGCCTGCAAGTAAGGGAGGTTTTGCAGATCCGATTCTTGAACCAACCTTGTTTTCCCAACAACGGAACCAATCTCTTCTCTCAGTCTCTCAAGAACGTTAGGGTTGTTAATGATCTCTGCCATTG
Coding sequences within:
- the LOC106292670 gene encoding cytochrome P450 705A5-like; this encodes MTAMISGDFRDCFIFILLCFFSLLCYSLFFKKSKEPRVGCDLPPSPPSLPVIGHLHLLLFTLVHKSLQKISSNYGPFLHLRIFNTSIILVSSASVAYEIFRAHDVNVSSRGVPAVDESLLFGSSGVLNAPCGDYWKFMKKLMVTKLLGPQAQEQSRGIRADEINRFYGKLLDKARKKESVDVGKEAMNLVNNIMCMMSMGRRFSEEDGEGERLKGLVTEWSGLIKRMFLAVLFRRQLEKIGISLFKNEIMRVSNRCDEMLERVLVGHKEEPDKDQGKDMMDVLLAAYEDKKAEYKITMNHIKAFFVELLFGAIDTSSTTILWAMAEIINNPNVLEKLRKELDSIVGKTRLIQETDIPNLPYLQAVVKETLRLHPPGPLLPREFQKECEIGGFYIPEKTRLVVNVYDIMRDPDLWVDPLKFMPERFLASSKSGQEDERKEKVLKYLPFGSGRRGCPGSALGYIVVGTAIGVIVHGFEWRIDGDKVNMEEVMEGVILTMAHPLKFTPVTRYVPLP